A stretch of the Agromyces larvae genome encodes the following:
- a CDS encoding GT-D fold domain-containing glycosyltransferase: protein MSATDTLIAVHRERLSLARFGDGELGMMLNPKLSIPFQTNSPDLAQDLRTTLAEPAENLLLCLPSTYNLKRSANPRMAARWWTRHGSRILQLIPESATRFGDQMVSRMWFFEEYGQDAVRLWRDIWDGRQALVVTGEGSRFELLDELFDNLQSADYLFSVAKDAYADLDRVVDEVQKRSPDLVLISLGVAGTVLAHRLARVGVQALDIGHLSASWNYVYKDGQRPEAMPVWTGQANN from the coding sequence ATGTCGGCAACCGACACCCTTATTGCCGTCCATCGCGAACGTCTCAGCCTTGCGCGGTTCGGGGACGGCGAACTCGGGATGATGCTGAATCCGAAGCTGTCGATTCCATTTCAGACGAATAGTCCGGACTTGGCACAGGATCTCAGAACCACACTCGCAGAGCCCGCGGAGAACCTGCTCCTGTGCTTACCGAGTACCTACAACCTGAAGCGCTCGGCAAATCCTCGGATGGCGGCCCGATGGTGGACGCGCCACGGATCGCGCATTCTCCAGCTCATTCCCGAGTCAGCCACTCGCTTCGGCGATCAAATGGTCTCGCGAATGTGGTTCTTCGAGGAGTACGGGCAGGACGCCGTACGTCTCTGGCGGGATATCTGGGACGGCCGTCAGGCGCTCGTTGTCACTGGGGAGGGATCTCGCTTTGAGCTTCTCGATGAGTTGTTTGACAACCTGCAATCTGCGGATTACTTGTTCTCGGTCGCCAAAGACGCCTACGCCGATCTCGATCGGGTAGTCGACGAAGTCCAGAAGCGAAGCCCCGATCTCGTACTGATCTCGCTCGGGGTCGCGGGCACCGTACTTGCTCACAGATTGGCCAGGGTGGGAGTCCAAGCGCTGGACATCGGCCACTTGTCCGCATCATGGAACTACGTCTATAAGGATGGCCAACGGCCGGAGGCCATGCCGGTCTGGACTGGTCAAGCGAACAACTGA
- a CDS encoding nitroreductase family protein has translation MAYHSVEKALSLRSPRRPFGASVDARLSRYLPEARARAPQAAYVQSAAAAQEALHDWNVGNALDDGVAPSPTHLAAEARLDDPFAFFTTRHSVRNFQGSIPSDEILNTAITLATRSPSVCNRQPWLVRFYSGEAKRGILRYQDGNRGFGDEIPKVALVSVDLGYFVGLGERNQAWIEGGIFSSTLVWALHALGVDTCMLNLSLRNGRAQKLRAAAGMRPSEVPITMIAIGYASTGARVARSVRRQETEIVRSAS, from the coding sequence ATGGCGTATCACAGCGTCGAGAAGGCCCTCTCCCTACGGTCACCTCGTCGACCGTTCGGAGCTTCTGTCGATGCTCGACTATCGCGGTATCTACCGGAAGCTCGAGCCCGCGCACCACAAGCCGCCTATGTCCAATCAGCGGCGGCCGCGCAAGAGGCACTGCACGACTGGAACGTTGGCAACGCGCTCGACGATGGGGTCGCGCCGTCGCCAACTCACTTGGCTGCGGAAGCTCGACTAGACGATCCATTCGCGTTCTTCACCACTCGCCACAGCGTCCGCAATTTTCAAGGCTCAATACCATCAGACGAGATCCTGAACACGGCGATCACGCTCGCAACACGGTCACCATCCGTGTGCAACAGGCAACCATGGCTCGTCAGGTTCTACTCAGGTGAAGCGAAGCGCGGGATACTCCGATATCAGGATGGCAACCGCGGCTTCGGTGATGAGATACCGAAGGTTGCTCTTGTTTCTGTCGACCTGGGATACTTCGTCGGACTTGGCGAGCGGAACCAGGCTTGGATTGAGGGTGGCATCTTCTCTTCGACGCTCGTATGGGCGTTGCACGCCCTCGGAGTCGATACGTGCATGCTGAACCTGAGTTTGCGCAACGGGCGCGCTCAGAAGCTACGAGCAGCAGCGGGAATGAGGCCGTCAGAAGTGCCAATTACGATGATCGCCATTGGATACGCATCGACTGGTGCTCGTGTTGCAAGATCTGTTCGACGACAGGAGACCGAGATCGTGAGATCTGCGTCATAG
- a CDS encoding polysaccharide pyruvyl transferase family protein, protein MTLLVNTITRHFTRNYGSFLQTLATQEILRRAGATPRFIDYRQSNVDDTGWSIASRSTVPRFGQVATALYASVRHSNARHMGRVFESSIQENLTLTRDVYRSIGDLRASDEFDAASAYCVGSDQVWNVIHTHDNGPYYLEFAPPGAHKFSISSSLGMQRLPSAEEDRLIHALSTFRGVSVREQQTAEYLAELGIAAQSHVDPTLGVSRSFWNEFAGGGDDVQSPYLLVYQLNRGPVFPLVVEALSKKLGLPVVRVEYWSQHRRGSGRKIVLPAARDFVRLFRDASFVVTDSFHGTAFSTIFDRDFVVVPPPRFDGRIRSFLSLTGRTDLLVTEPGEALEAATAAAPTLVIRRILDHERRRLQDYVGSMVAAAGEHR, encoded by the coding sequence GTGACTCTTCTGGTCAATACCATCACCCGGCACTTCACGCGCAACTACGGCTCATTCCTCCAGACGTTAGCGACCCAGGAGATACTCCGACGCGCTGGCGCGACACCACGTTTCATCGACTATCGTCAGTCGAACGTCGACGACACTGGATGGTCGATCGCATCACGAAGCACGGTACCGCGGTTCGGGCAGGTCGCCACGGCACTGTATGCGTCCGTTCGTCACTCGAATGCCCGCCACATGGGACGTGTGTTCGAGAGCTCGATACAGGAGAACCTGACACTTACGAGGGACGTCTACCGGTCGATTGGCGATCTGCGCGCGAGCGATGAGTTCGACGCTGCTTCGGCATACTGTGTTGGATCAGATCAGGTGTGGAACGTCATCCACACTCACGACAATGGGCCGTACTATCTTGAGTTCGCGCCGCCCGGGGCGCACAAGTTCAGCATCTCGTCGTCACTTGGGATGCAACGCCTGCCTAGCGCCGAAGAGGACCGACTCATTCACGCGCTGAGCACCTTTCGCGGCGTCAGCGTTCGTGAACAACAGACCGCCGAGTACCTGGCTGAACTGGGCATCGCCGCGCAGAGTCATGTTGATCCGACGCTCGGCGTGAGTAGATCATTCTGGAACGAGTTCGCGGGTGGAGGAGATGACGTGCAGTCCCCGTATCTGCTCGTCTACCAACTGAATCGAGGTCCGGTGTTCCCTTTGGTTGTGGAGGCGCTTTCAAAGAAACTTGGACTGCCGGTAGTCCGTGTCGAGTACTGGAGCCAGCACCGACGCGGCTCTGGCCGGAAGATCGTTCTTCCCGCGGCCCGAGACTTCGTGAGGCTGTTCCGCGACGCCTCATTCGTCGTTACCGACTCCTTTCACGGAACTGCTTTCTCAACGATCTTCGACCGCGACTTTGTCGTCGTGCCACCGCCGAGATTTGATGGGAGGATCAGATCGTTTCTGTCATTGACGGGGCGCACAGACCTGCTCGTCACAGAACCGGGTGAGGCGTTGGAGGCGGCGACCGCCGCGGCACCAACTCTCGTTATTCGCCGCATTCTCGATCATGAACGGCGGCGCCTTCAGGACTACGTAGGGTCGATGGTTGCCGCCGCTGGCGAACATCGATAA
- a CDS encoding glycosyltransferase family 2 protein — protein sequence MTPASHPKVSIILPVYNAESYVKGALLRLLDQTFIDFELIVVDDSSMDRTRDLAQSVARQDVRVRVIELPVNGGVASARNDGLALATGTYVWFVDVDDAWDDGFLARTVDALERRSADLAVCSAVHRFGSDWSSNEFVVRYRNENVLEGIEAVESLLAGSGALWNKLFRRDVLGLNPFPPLRSKSDHAGVLLVLPELRRIVTVPEVLYTYVQRDGSISNGGNPQPQNFLVLLGIAAASLGQFPNTRRFRHAHARFRCSIIARALREAWRYPTGASELAKQLPTMVTWREVLLTGASDRRAFVTCAAAKIAPRSAKRAFRHIGRNRWTTQGAV from the coding sequence ATGACGCCAGCATCGCACCCGAAGGTGTCGATCATACTGCCTGTGTACAACGCAGAGTCGTACGTCAAAGGAGCGCTGTTGCGCCTTCTTGACCAGACGTTCATCGACTTCGAACTGATCGTTGTCGACGACAGCTCAATGGATCGGACTCGAGATCTTGCTCAGTCAGTAGCCAGGCAGGACGTGCGAGTCCGCGTAATCGAGTTGCCGGTGAATGGCGGGGTCGCAAGCGCTCGCAATGACGGCCTCGCTCTTGCGACCGGGACGTACGTCTGGTTCGTCGACGTCGATGACGCGTGGGACGATGGGTTCTTGGCTCGAACGGTCGACGCGCTCGAAAGAAGGAGTGCCGATCTGGCCGTATGTAGTGCCGTCCATCGTTTCGGTTCAGACTGGTCATCCAACGAGTTCGTGGTGCGATACCGGAACGAGAACGTCTTGGAGGGCATCGAAGCCGTCGAATCACTGCTGGCCGGTTCTGGTGCACTTTGGAACAAGTTGTTCCGACGCGATGTGCTTGGCCTCAACCCGTTCCCGCCCCTGCGCTCGAAGTCCGATCACGCTGGCGTACTGCTGGTGCTTCCGGAGCTGCGCCGCATTGTCACTGTACCCGAAGTTCTCTATACCTATGTTCAACGGGATGGTTCCATCAGCAACGGAGGCAATCCTCAACCTCAGAACTTTCTCGTTCTGCTTGGGATCGCGGCTGCGTCACTCGGGCAATTTCCTAATACGAGAAGGTTTCGGCATGCGCACGCCCGCTTCAGATGTAGCATCATCGCGCGTGCCCTGCGCGAAGCCTGGAGGTACCCGACTGGCGCGAGCGAACTCGCGAAGCAGCTCCCGACCATGGTGACCTGGCGTGAGGTCTTGCTCACAGGCGCGAGTGATCGACGCGCATTCGTGACGTGTGCTGCGGCGAAGATTGCACCTCGCTCTGCAAAACGAGCTTTCCGCCACATAGGACGAAACCGATGGACGACGCAGGGCGCGGTCTGA
- a CDS encoding O-antigen ligase family protein: MVVTLLMIAVAMLQQFANLDVFSGVDFGTRRDTARPSAMTGSFLHYPIALSLLSFILLGLHSTTRRRMHLVVACAGFLATIVSYSRSGMVITLVGLAIGVVLAKSLRSAIRVAIVLPVLAVVLALGLPVDTYLERFLSIFRSDGSGNPGRIAAWQRILDTWSSSPLVIGSHAGEYSNISSNLGALGRVGSPESGLLQVLISLGIAGVVAFYGLMLISVFASPSGAPWFRAGLLGGIVQSFAYQSVEVLPFMAIYAITPLIATATITRIDGRVPNDQELGVSVFSVRRRNAERGAT; the protein is encoded by the coding sequence GTGGTTGTCACCCTCCTCATGATCGCCGTCGCGATGCTGCAGCAATTCGCGAACCTCGACGTATTCTCGGGCGTGGATTTCGGTACGCGTCGAGATACAGCGCGACCGTCGGCGATGACAGGAAGCTTCCTTCACTATCCAATTGCCCTGTCATTGCTCTCGTTCATCCTTCTTGGCCTTCATTCAACAACTCGCCGCCGAATGCATCTCGTGGTCGCGTGCGCTGGGTTCCTCGCCACCATAGTCAGCTACTCACGCTCGGGCATGGTGATCACGCTGGTGGGCTTGGCAATCGGGGTCGTTCTTGCGAAGAGCCTCAGATCCGCGATTCGCGTCGCTATCGTGTTGCCCGTCCTGGCGGTGGTGCTCGCGCTTGGGCTCCCAGTCGACACGTACCTTGAACGGTTTCTCAGTATCTTCCGATCGGATGGTTCCGGCAATCCAGGACGAATCGCGGCTTGGCAGCGCATATTGGATACCTGGTCGAGTTCTCCTTTGGTCATCGGGAGTCATGCCGGTGAGTACTCCAACATCTCATCCAATCTCGGTGCTCTCGGCCGAGTCGGTTCTCCAGAATCCGGCCTTCTTCAAGTTCTGATCAGCCTTGGAATCGCTGGGGTCGTGGCCTTCTACGGGCTGATGCTCATCAGCGTCTTCGCGTCCCCCTCGGGTGCGCCTTGGTTTAGGGCGGGCTTGCTTGGTGGAATCGTCCAGAGCTTCGCCTACCAATCGGTTGAGGTGCTTCCATTCATGGCGATCTACGCAATTACGCCGTTGATCGCAACGGCGACGATCACGCGCATCGACGGTCGGGTGCCGAACGATCAAGAGCTCGGTGTGTCAGTTTTTAGTGTGCGGAGAAGGAACGCCGAAAGGGGGGCCACATGA
- a CDS encoding glycosyltransferase family 2 protein, whose amino-acid sequence MAIDCGLDVVIVTYASEAHIRQCLDSLFRHRPSCEMRVLLVDNDSPDSTLDVVRGDYSEVLVIAREHNDGFAVANNAALRATTAPFVLVLNPDTEIEAGTLDHLMSVMANEQSIGVLGCRLLTADGTLDHASKRSFPSPMTAAKYFLLKAIGRSGSAYVRPDVDENSIADVDAINGAFMLVRARAMDEVGLFDEKYWMYGEDLDWCARFHSAGWRVVYDGTVVAHHLKGGSTGGRRPMRLNYHFHRSMEIFYLDHVSSGHRLADAIVSMGIWLRFALTSVSHSVANATRNRPMAKKPAVDGAVD is encoded by the coding sequence TTGGCCATCGATTGCGGGCTAGATGTGGTGATCGTCACCTACGCGAGCGAAGCCCATATTCGGCAATGTCTGGACAGCCTCTTCCGCCACCGGCCGTCCTGTGAGATGCGCGTACTGCTCGTCGACAACGATTCTCCCGACAGCACACTCGACGTGGTCAGGGGCGACTATTCGGAGGTCCTTGTCATCGCTCGCGAACACAACGATGGCTTCGCTGTGGCGAACAATGCGGCCCTGCGCGCGACGACGGCACCGTTTGTTCTCGTGCTCAACCCGGATACCGAGATCGAGGCGGGCACCCTAGACCACCTGATGTCCGTCATGGCCAACGAGCAGAGCATCGGCGTCTTGGGCTGCCGGCTGTTGACGGCCGATGGCACGCTCGATCACGCATCCAAACGGTCCTTCCCTTCCCCGATGACGGCCGCGAAGTACTTCCTCCTCAAGGCAATCGGGCGCAGCGGGTCGGCGTACGTCAGGCCTGACGTGGACGAGAACTCCATTGCTGACGTCGACGCGATTAACGGCGCGTTCATGCTGGTACGTGCACGTGCGATGGATGAGGTTGGTCTATTCGATGAGAAGTACTGGATGTACGGCGAGGACCTCGATTGGTGCGCCCGTTTTCATTCGGCGGGCTGGCGCGTCGTCTACGATGGCACCGTGGTCGCCCACCATCTGAAGGGTGGTAGCACAGGCGGGCGGCGGCCAATGCGGCTGAACTACCACTTCCACCGCAGCATGGAGATTTTCTATCTCGATCATGTGAGCAGCGGTCACCGGCTGGCAGACGCGATCGTGTCGATGGGAATCTGGCTGCGCTTCGCTCTTACTTCGGTGAGCCACAGTGTCGCAAATGCTACGAGAAACCGTCCGATGGCGAAGAAGCCGGCGGTGGATGGAGCAGTCGATTGA
- a CDS encoding IS256 family transposase, with translation MIDPVAGEIIDQQQIAAQLLAQAKEQGVSLVGPGGLVGNLTKTVLETALEAEMTEHLGYEKHGASEGDNARNGTRSKTVLTAVGAVQIDVPRDRDGSFQPKIVRKRQRRLDGIDEIVLSLTARGLTTGEVAAHFDDVYGASVSKDTISKITDKVIEEMTEWQNRPLDRVYPVVFIDAIVVKVRDGQVRNKPFYVAVGVTTAGEREILGIWAGDGGEGAKFWLGVLTELKNRGVEDVCIVVCDGLKGLPESITTTWELAVVQTCIIHLIRNTFKFASRKYWDQIARDLRPVYTAPTEAAAKARFEEFAEKWASMYPAIRKLWENAWSEFIPFLDYDIEIRRIICSTNAIESLNARYRRAVRARGHFPNDAAALKCLYLVTRSLDPTGRGRARWVTRWKPALNAFAITFEGRIN, from the coding sequence ATGATCGATCCTGTGGCCGGAGAGATCATCGATCAGCAGCAGATCGCCGCGCAGTTGCTCGCGCAGGCGAAGGAGCAGGGCGTGAGCCTGGTCGGCCCGGGTGGGCTGGTCGGGAACCTCACCAAGACGGTCTTGGAGACCGCGCTCGAGGCCGAGATGACCGAGCACCTCGGCTACGAGAAGCACGGCGCCAGCGAGGGTGACAACGCCCGCAACGGCACCCGGTCCAAGACGGTGCTCACCGCGGTTGGCGCGGTTCAGATCGACGTGCCGCGGGACCGTGACGGGTCGTTCCAGCCGAAGATCGTCCGCAAGCGGCAACGCCGGCTGGACGGGATCGACGAGATCGTGCTGTCGCTGACGGCGCGGGGGCTGACCACGGGTGAGGTGGCGGCGCACTTCGACGATGTTTACGGCGCGAGCGTGAGCAAGGACACGATCTCGAAGATCACGGACAAGGTCATCGAGGAGATGACCGAGTGGCAGAACCGCCCGTTGGACCGGGTCTACCCGGTGGTGTTCATCGACGCGATCGTGGTGAAGGTCCGGGACGGGCAGGTGCGCAACAAACCGTTCTACGTCGCTGTCGGCGTCACCACAGCCGGGGAGCGCGAGATCCTCGGGATCTGGGCCGGCGACGGCGGCGAGGGTGCGAAGTTCTGGCTGGGCGTGCTCACCGAGCTGAAGAACCGCGGCGTCGAGGACGTCTGCATCGTCGTCTGCGACGGGCTGAAGGGGCTGCCCGAGTCGATCACCACCACGTGGGAGCTCGCGGTCGTGCAGACGTGCATCATCCACCTGATCCGCAACACCTTCAAGTTCGCGTCCCGCAAGTACTGGGACCAGATCGCCCGCGACCTGCGGCCGGTCTACACCGCCCCGACCGAGGCCGCCGCGAAGGCAAGGTTCGAGGAGTTCGCGGAGAAGTGGGCGAGCATGTATCCCGCGATCCGCAAGCTCTGGGAGAACGCCTGGAGCGAGTTCATCCCGTTCCTGGACTACGACATCGAGATCCGCCGCATCATCTGCTCGACGAACGCGATCGAGTCTCTCAACGCCCGCTACCGACGAGCGGTCAGGGCTCGCGGGCACTTCCCGAACGATGCCGCCGCGCTGAAGTGCCTCTACCTCGTGACCCGCTCGCTTGACCCCACCGGGCGAGGACGGGCACGCTGGGTCACGAGGTGGAAGCCGGCGCTGAACGCGTTCGCGATCACCTTCGAAGGCCGCATCAACTGA
- a CDS encoding ABC transporter ATP-binding protein, which translates to MSVLPQGAGRFFTAYAIAQGGLALLDGFAVVLLVAVLTPLSGGGVAELPVIGELSGGAIVVTLAVMCLLIVAKSVAAIFLLRWASRRSAHYDAYLAQQLFTAYLRAPWRERLSKHSSEVVSLTGVSVRTTVFQFVLPATQLLGELTTLLAVIIVLAAVQPWAAALALVYMSIVGALLLFWIAKRTRRAGRVVYENQLAEARLITEIIGAFKEIVLRGKTDEVSEVVGRTRRAAATAFAKVQYLSQSPRYVVEAAIIGGFALIGGTALAIGGPDYALFSIAVFGLAGFRLTPSVIRVQSIANSLQYAEPQARRVVDELLVASDRPRPSQPTGVTLPPHPRAIEIDRVGVRFHHKSHAALEEVSLQIPFGSSVAFVGASGAGKSTLVDVILGLIEPDIGTVAIDGVPINRLVDSWGPSIGYVPQDVILFDATVAQNVALTWTDDPDPDRVREALQRAQLLDTIESRPGGLDARIGERGLRLSAGQRQRLGIARALYTSPKVLVLDEATSALDTTTEAAVSEAIRQLAGEVTVIQVAHRLATVMSADLVCFLRDGRLVAQGTFDEVVDAVPDFALQANLAGLR; encoded by the coding sequence GTGTCGGTGCTTCCCCAGGGCGCCGGCCGATTCTTCACCGCGTATGCGATTGCGCAGGGTGGTCTGGCGCTGCTCGACGGGTTCGCCGTCGTGCTGCTCGTGGCTGTGCTCACGCCGCTCAGCGGTGGAGGGGTCGCAGAGCTCCCGGTCATCGGCGAACTCAGCGGCGGAGCGATCGTGGTCACCCTCGCGGTGATGTGCCTGCTCATCGTAGCGAAGAGCGTCGCAGCGATCTTCCTGCTCCGCTGGGCGAGCCGGCGGAGCGCACACTACGACGCGTACCTCGCACAGCAACTCTTCACCGCCTACCTGCGTGCCCCTTGGCGCGAGCGGCTCTCGAAGCACTCATCCGAGGTCGTGAGCCTCACTGGGGTCAGTGTTCGCACGACAGTGTTCCAGTTCGTCCTGCCAGCGACCCAGCTGCTCGGCGAACTTACGACGCTGCTCGCCGTCATCATCGTGCTCGCGGCGGTGCAGCCCTGGGCCGCCGCGCTCGCCCTGGTCTACATGTCGATCGTCGGCGCGCTGTTGCTCTTCTGGATCGCGAAGCGCACCCGTCGCGCCGGGCGTGTCGTCTACGAAAACCAACTCGCGGAGGCGCGGCTCATCACCGAGATCATCGGCGCGTTCAAAGAGATCGTGCTCCGCGGAAAAACCGACGAAGTCAGCGAGGTCGTCGGCCGAACCAGGCGCGCGGCAGCGACCGCGTTCGCGAAGGTGCAGTATCTCTCGCAATCCCCGCGGTACGTCGTCGAGGCCGCGATCATCGGCGGGTTCGCGCTGATCGGTGGAACCGCCCTCGCCATCGGTGGCCCCGACTACGCCCTGTTCTCGATCGCGGTGTTCGGCTTGGCCGGCTTTCGGCTGACGCCGTCGGTCATCCGGGTTCAATCGATCGCGAACTCCCTGCAGTACGCCGAGCCGCAGGCTCGCCGAGTGGTCGACGAACTCCTCGTGGCATCCGATCGCCCCCGACCGAGCCAACCCACCGGGGTTACCCTGCCGCCGCACCCCCGAGCGATCGAGATCGACCGGGTCGGGGTACGCTTCCACCACAAGTCGCACGCAGCTCTCGAGGAGGTCTCGCTGCAGATCCCGTTCGGTAGTTCAGTGGCGTTCGTGGGCGCCTCCGGCGCCGGCAAGTCCACCCTGGTCGACGTCATCCTCGGCCTCATCGAGCCCGACATCGGCACCGTCGCCATCGACGGGGTGCCCATCAACCGACTCGTCGACTCGTGGGGCCCCTCGATCGGATACGTCCCCCAAGACGTCATCCTGTTCGACGCGACCGTCGCGCAGAACGTCGCCCTCACGTGGACCGACGACCCCGACCCCGACCGGGTCCGCGAGGCGCTCCAGCGCGCTCAACTGCTCGACACGATCGAGTCCAGGCCGGGCGGGCTCGACGCCCGAATCGGAGAACGCGGTCTGCGCCTTTCTGCCGGTCAGCGGCAACGACTCGGCATCGCCCGCGCGCTGTACACCTCACCCAAGGTGCTCGTGCTCGACGAGGCCACGAGCGCGCTCGACACCACCACCGAAGCCGCCGTCTCGGAGGCGATCAGACAACTGGCAGGCGAAGTCACGGTGATTCAGGTTGCTCACCGCCTCGCGACGGTCATGTCGGCCGACCTCGTGTGCTTCCTCCGCGACGGCCGACTCGTGGCGCAGGGCACGTTCGACGAAGTCGTCGACGCTGTGCCCGACTTTGCGCTCCAGGCGAACCTGGCGGGGCTGCGGTGA
- a CDS encoding IS5 family transposase (programmed frameshift) — MSRFQVLSDAQWSLIEGMLPRPTGRKGRPFSDARTMVEAIIYRYRAGIAWRDLPEVFGPWQTVWTWHHRMATEGTWEKVHAKLTAAADAAGLVDWSLSVESTIARAHQHATNTTRLTGAGSNYTNLREEPPDHAIGRSRGGLSTKIHQLVDGNGLPLVTLITPGQAGDSPMFLPLMAHLRVGRETGRPRTRPDAVRGDKAYSSRAIRSHLRDRGIKAVIPEPDDQKGHRKRRGSRGGRPVGLDAIDYENRNVIERRFCHLKQWRRLATRYDKHAVTYRAAVLLHSIIAWTQQLSDTP, encoded by the exons GTGTCGCGGTTTCAGGTGCTCTCGGATGCTCAGTGGTCGTTGATCGAGGGGATGCTGCCGCGCCCGACGGGTCGTAAGGGTCGGCCGTTCTCGGATGCGCGGACGATGGTCGAGGCGATCATCTACCGGTATCGGGCGGGGATCGCGTGGCGGGATCTGCCCGAGGTGTTCGGGCCGTGGCAGACGGTGTGGACCTGGCATCACCGGATGGCGACGGAGGGCACCTGGGAAAAGGTGCACGCGAAGTTGACGGCCGCGGCGGATGCGGCCGGGCTGGTGGATTGGTCGTTGTCGGTGGAGTCCACGATCGCCCGCGCGCATCAGCACGCGACGAACACGACGCGCCTCACA GGGGCTGGGTCGAACTACACGAATCTGCGGGAAGAGCCGCCTGATCACGCCATCGGCCGCTCCCGCGGCGGCTTGTCGACAAAGATCCATCAGCTCGTGGACGGCAACGGGCTGCCACTGGTCACGCTGATCACGCCTGGTCAGGCCGGCGACTCGCCGATGTTCCTGCCGCTGATGGCACACCTCCGCGTAGGACGTGAGACCGGTCGGCCACGTACCCGGCCGGACGCGGTGCGCGGCGACAAGGCGTACTCGTCCCGCGCGATCCGCTCCCACCTCCGCGACCGCGGGATCAAGGCCGTCATCCCCGAGCCCGACGACCAGAAAGGCCACCGCAAACGTCGAGGATCACGCGGCGGACGACCGGTCGGGCTGGACGCCATCGACTACGAGAACCGCAACGTGATCGAACGCCGCTTCTGCCACCTCAAACAATGGCGCCGCCTGGCCACCCGATACGACAAGCACGCCGTCACCTACCGCGCCGCAGTCCTCCTCCACAGCATCATCGCCTGGACCCAGCAATTGTCAGACACGCCCTAG
- a CDS encoding DUF4012 domain-containing protein: MRAASTRHRSWRCKRDALDSGRLADPDIDLIGPIAEARDELVALLADTGAIVDALDRATRLLPAVLGADGPRNILLLIQNNAELRSTGGVPSALALIHAEGGALSLAAQADSGDTGRFDPIVTELPVESRALWGNNPARYMQDVAFLPQFPLGAPIAREMWRQRFGVEPDLVVALDPVVLSHVLEATGPVTMSTGDVLEAGTVVQRLLADVYARYPNPADQDAFFAGAAAAVFEAVAGGSAGAADPRPDRRARTVGRRAAHPDLERGCLGAGDSRRHHARRRFAPKRRRPAGVRGVPQRHDRVEDGHASRRRDRRRLDDVPRRPARRVRDRRHPHEHRARRRGDESARVCDRWRRLRHTGRIDQHLGARVQPAGHLQPRGLAGGCPYVFCQAATGWVRAGTS, from the coding sequence ATGCGGGCCGCATCGACCCGGCACCGATCCTGGCGCTGCAAGCGTGACGCGCTCGACTCGGGCCGCCTCGCCGACCCGGACATCGACCTGATCGGCCCGATCGCCGAGGCCCGCGACGAACTGGTCGCGCTGCTGGCCGATACCGGCGCGATCGTCGACGCGCTCGACCGCGCCACCCGGCTGCTGCCGGCGGTGCTCGGCGCCGATGGGCCGCGGAACATCCTGCTGCTCATCCAGAACAATGCCGAGCTGCGCTCGACGGGCGGTGTGCCGAGCGCGCTCGCGCTCATCCACGCCGAGGGCGGCGCCCTCAGCCTCGCGGCGCAGGCCGACTCAGGCGACACCGGCCGCTTCGACCCGATCGTGACCGAGCTGCCCGTCGAGTCACGCGCACTGTGGGGCAACAACCCGGCACGCTACATGCAAGATGTCGCGTTCCTGCCGCAGTTCCCGCTCGGCGCGCCCATCGCCCGCGAGATGTGGCGGCAGCGGTTCGGTGTCGAACCCGACCTCGTCGTCGCGCTCGACCCGGTCGTGCTCTCGCACGTGCTCGAAGCGACCGGACCGGTGACGATGTCGACCGGCGACGTGCTCGAAGCGGGCACGGTGGTGCAGCGGCTCCTCGCCGACGTCTACGCCCGCTACCCGAACCCTGCCGATCAGGACGCGTTCTTCGCCGGCGCGGCCGCCGCGGTGTTCGAGGCGGTCGCGGGCGGCTCGGCCGGCGCCGCCGACCCGCGCCCTGATCGGCGCGCTCGCACGGTCGGGCGACGAGCGGCGCATCCTGATCTGGAGCGCGGATGCCTCGGAGCAGGCGATTCTCGAAGACACCACGCTCGCCGGCGGTTTGCCCCGAAGCGGCGACGACCGGCAGGCGTTCGGGGTGTACCTCAACGACATGACCGGGTCGAAGATGGACACGCGTCTCGCCGTCGAGATCGCCGCCGGCTCGATGACGTGCCGCGGCGACCGGCTCGCCGAGTACGCGATCGACGTCACCCTCACGAACACCGCGCCCGCCGACGCGGCGACGAGTCTGCCCGGGTATGTGACCGGTGGCGGCGGCTTCGGCACACCGGCCGGATCGATCAGCACCTCGGTGCACGTGTACAGCCCGCCGGGCACCTACAACCTCGGGGTCTCGCAGGGGGGTGCCCCTATGTGTTCTGTCAAGCGGCGACGGGTTGGGTTCGGGCGGGGACTTCGTAG